In the Acidobacteriota bacterium genome, one interval contains:
- the hemB gene encoding porphobilinogen synthase yields the protein MNLIQRPRRLRRNESLRALVRETRLTPDDFIYPLFVCEGEGVKREIGSMPGVFNLSIDELVKECAAAKSDGIRSVILFGVPNEKDDVGSDAYAEDGIVQRAIRAIKREVKEVLVIADNCLCEYTDHGHCGVIKDGEVLNDPTLDLLTQTAITQAEAGADIIAPSNMMDGFVAAIRAGLDANGFEQIPIMSYAVKYASGFYGPFREAAQSAPQFGDRRGYQMDPANAREALREAELDFEQGADILMVKPALPYLDIIRAARERFDVPIAAYQVSGEYAMIKAAAKLGWIDEARVVSESLTSIKRAGADMILTYFAREMAQRL from the coding sequence ATGAATTTAATTCAACGTCCAAGAAGATTGCGCCGCAACGAAAGCCTTCGCGCGCTGGTTCGCGAAACCCGGCTGACGCCCGATGATTTCATCTACCCGCTGTTCGTATGCGAAGGCGAAGGCGTCAAACGCGAAATCGGTTCGATGCCCGGCGTCTTCAATCTATCGATTGATGAACTGGTTAAAGAGTGCGCGGCGGCAAAATCAGACGGCATTCGTTCAGTGATTTTATTCGGCGTGCCCAATGAAAAAGACGATGTCGGCAGCGATGCTTATGCCGAAGATGGCATCGTGCAACGCGCCATTCGCGCCATCAAACGCGAAGTCAAAGAGGTGCTGGTCATCGCCGATAATTGTTTATGCGAATATACCGACCACGGACATTGCGGGGTCATCAAAGATGGCGAAGTGCTGAACGACCCGACGCTTGATCTGTTGACGCAAACCGCCATCACGCAAGCCGAAGCCGGCGCAGACATCATCGCGCCCTCGAATATGATGGACGGCTTCGTTGCAGCGATTCGCGCAGGATTGGACGCCAACGGGTTTGAACAAATTCCGATTATGTCTTATGCGGTGAAATATGCTTCGGGGTTTTACGGACCTTTCAGAGAAGCGGCGCAATCGGCTCCGCAATTCGGCGACCGGCGCGGTTATCAAATGGACCCGGCGAATGCCCGTGAAGCGTTGCGCGAAGCCGAACTCGATTTCGAGCAAGGCGCAGATATTTTGATGGTCAAACCGGCGCTGCCTTACCTGGATATTATTCGCGCCGCGCGGGAACGCTTCGATGTGCCGATTGCCGCCTATCAGGTGTCGGGCGAATACGCCATGATCAAAGCCGCCGCGAAACTCGGATGGATTGATGAAGCGCGGGTGGTTAGCGAATCGCTTACCTCAATCAAGCGCGCCGGAGCCGATATGATTTTGACTTACTTCGCGCGCGAGATGGCGCAACGACTATAA